A single genomic interval of Noviherbaspirillum cavernae harbors:
- the sodB gene encoding superoxide dismutase [Fe] has product MEHALPTLPYAMDALQPHISKETLEYHYGKHHQAYVTNLNNLIKGTEYENASLEDIIKKSSGGLFNNSAQVWNHTFFWNCMKPNGGGAPAGAVVDAINAKWGSFDKFKEEFTKSAVGNFGSGWTWLVKKADGSVDIVNTSNAATPLTTADKPLLTCDVWEHAYYIDYRNARPKFVEAFWNLVNWDFVAKNFA; this is encoded by the coding sequence ATGGAACATGCACTGCCAACCCTGCCATACGCGATGGACGCATTGCAGCCGCACATCTCGAAGGAAACACTTGAGTACCACTACGGCAAGCATCATCAAGCGTATGTGACCAACTTGAACAATCTGATCAAGGGCACCGAATACGAAAACGCTTCGCTGGAAGACATCATCAAGAAATCGTCCGGCGGCCTGTTCAACAACTCCGCGCAAGTGTGGAATCACACGTTCTTCTGGAACTGCATGAAGCCCAACGGCGGCGGCGCTCCGGCCGGCGCAGTGGTTGATGCCATCAATGCCAAGTGGGGTTCGTTCGACAAGTTCAAGGAAGAATTCACCAAATCCGCAGTCGGCAATTTCGGCTCCGGCTGGACTTGGCTGGTCAAGAAGGCTGACGGCTCGGTTGACATCGTCAACACGTCGAATGCCGCCACACCGCTGACGACTGCAGACAAGCCTCTGCTGACCTGCGACGTGTGGGAACACGCGTACTACATCGACTACCGCAATGCCCGTCCGAAATTCGTCGAGGCATTCTGGAACCTGGTGAACTGGGATTTCGTTGCGAAGAATTTCGCGTAA